The bacterium genome includes the window TCCCGCCCGCCCTCGAGCTCCAGCGGCCAGTGGCCGCAGCCGGCGCACGGCGCGAGCGGATCGACCACGACGCCCTCGGCGCCGCAGCTCGGGCAGCGCCCGTGCGCGGCGACCTCCTCGACGATCAGCTCGGCGCCGGCGCAGGGGGTGCCGTCGGCGGCGATCGGGAAGGCCGCGCGGAGCGCGTCCGGCTCGACCGCGCTCAGCCGGCCGACCTTGACCCGCACCGCGAGGATCCGCGCCGCGCCGCGCTCCGCCGCGGCGGAGGCCGCGACGTCCACGATGCTCAAGGCCAGGGAGAGTTCGTGCATG containing:
- a CDS encoding hydrogenase maturation nickel metallochaperone HypA gives rise to the protein MHELSLALSIVDVAASAAAERGAARILAVRVKVGRLSAVEPDALRAAFPIAADGTPCAGAELIVEEVAAHGRCPSCGAEGVVVDPLAPCAGCGHWPLELEGGRELTIDSLEVD